The Salvelinus fontinalis isolate EN_2023a chromosome 39, ASM2944872v1, whole genome shotgun sequence genome has a window encoding:
- the LOC129838293 gene encoding RNA polymerase II-associated protein 3-like isoform X1 translates to MMSWRRTQTENDSMVGMSENKSIELQLQMRQNAEDLHNFMKDLDSWETDIKRKDEQLRTGSVGESQKSLPPVRNKGYKKKREKKKASDNNAKTEPKQARRIKSHDYQSWDKFDVDKVLESMDKEDSAAESNDSESEDSGVPATDQDKVLAEKEKGSQLFKEGKYDDAIECYTRGMGADPYNPVLPTNRAACFFRLKKFAVAESDCNLSIALDSNYFKAFAQRGASRFALQNYESALEDYVMVLKLDPGNLEAQNEVMKCKEVIAKLGGKAEITEAAVDVKQQQLMEEQQRRQEAVVQKDRGNAYFKEGKYEAAVEYYTKGMKADSTNVLLPANRAMAYLKLQRYKEAEEDGSKAIALDGTYSKAFARRGTARAALGLLKQAKEDFEEVLKLEPGNKQAFHEMKKIAIDMGTSGLLATEEHAQRRTVQPINKPPHLQSTKPLSRVDIEEVCGKILVQEESSAVLTSTTAPRVRPQKTTFIADTVREGQASPLSTSPSAKILKIEETSNVPSHSPVKGPEGYAVRAQTQQHREATVSEPTEPPATPSTELVPPAPTNSFQLEADLRKIGNGPEVIYKYLKQIQPQAYAKIFQSSLEPDMLNQILRTLQSFYIKNEEPPVMLEILRNLAGVRRFDMAVMFMSNPEKKVLQELFDFLRQAGLEDASVGALQKKYGV, encoded by the exons ATGATGTCATGGCGCCGAACACAAACAGAAAACGACAGTATG GTAGGCATGTCTGAAAACAAATCCATTGAACTCCAACTGCAAATGCGACAAAATGCAGAGGACCTGCATAACTTCATGAAAGATCTTGACAGCTGGGAAACTGACATAAAGAGGAAGGATGAGCAACTAAGAACTGGGAGCGTTGGCGAGTCCCAA AAAAGCCTCCCACCAGTGCGAAACAAGGGCTACAAAaagaagagggagaaaaagaaGGCATCAGACAACAATGCAAAGACTGAACCAAAACAAGCACGCAGGATAAAGTCTCATGACTATCAGTCATGGGACAAATTTGATGTG GACAAGGTTTTGGAGTCCATGGATAAAGAGGACAGTGCTGCTGAGTCCAATGACTCTGAGTCTGAGGATTCTGGGGTTCCGGCTACTGACCAAGACAAGGTGCTTGCTGAGAAGGAGAAA GGTAGTCAGCTGTTCAAAGAAGGGAAGTATGATGATGCCATTGAGTGTTACACCAGAGGCATGGGTGCAGACCCTTATAACCCCGTTCTGCCTACAAACCGAGCTGCCTGCTTCTTCAGACTCAAAAA GTTTGCTGTTGCCGAGTCTGACTGCAACTTGTCCATCGCTCTGGACAGTAACTACTTCAAAGCATTTGCACAAAGAGGAGCGTCTCGATTCGCCCTGCAAAATTATGAATCTGCCCTAGAAG ATTATGTAATGGTTCTCAAGCTGGATCCTGGAAACCTGGAGGCACAGAATGAAGTGATGAAATGCAAAGAG GTCATTGCTAAACTGGGTGGAAAGGCAGAAATCACAGAGGCTGCGGTGGATGTCAAGCAACAGCAGCTCATGGAGGaacagcagaggagacaggaggcggTGGTGCAGAAAGACAGG GGGAATGCATACTTCAAAGAGGGGAAGTATGAGGCAGCAGTAGAGTACTACACCAAGGGCATGAAAGCGGACAGCACCAACGTCCTCCTGCCTGCCAACCGGGCCATGGCTTACTTAAAGCTGCAGAG ATATAAAGAGGCTGAGGAGGACGGCAGTAAAGCAATAGCCCTGGATGGCACCTATTCAAAGGCCTTTGCCCGCAGAGGGACAGCCAGGGCTGCTCTGGGACTGCTCAAACAAGCTAAAGaag ATTTTGAGGAGGTCCTGAAGCTGGAACCAGGAAACAAGCAGGCATTTCATGAGATGAAGAAGATTGCAATT GACATGGGCACCAGTGGTCTGCTGGCAACAGAAGAGCATGCACAGCGGAGAACAGTACAGCCAATTAACAAACCACCTCACCTGCAGTCAACC AAGCCATTGAGTAGAGTGGACATTGAAGAGGTTTGTGGAAAGATCCTGGTCCAGGAGGAGTCCTCGGCTGTGTTGACTTCAACCACAGCCCCCCGTGTTAGGCCCCAGAAGACCACTTTCATTGCAGACACCGTGAGAGAGGGTCAGGCCtcacccctctctacctcccccagTGCTAAGATCCTGAAGATTGAAGAAACATCAAACGTCCCCTCACATTCCCCTGTCAA AGGGCCTGAGGGGTATGCTGTGAGAGCACAGACACAGCAGCACAGGGAGGCAACTGTCAGTGAACCAACAGAACCGCCTGCTACACCCTCAACTGAGCTCGTACCTCCTGCCCCCACCAACAGCTTCCAGCTAGAGGCAGACCTAAGGAAGATTGGAAATGGCCCTGAAGTTATCTACAAGTATTTGAAG CAAATCCAGCCTCAGGCTTACGCAAAGATCTTCCAGAGCTCTCTTGAACCAGACATGCTCAATCAGATTCTAAGGACGTTACAAAGCTTCTACATCAA GAATGAAGAGCCACCTGTCATGCTGGAGATCCTCAGGAATCTGGCCGGTGTGAGGCGGTTCGACATGGCTGTCATGTTCATGTCCAACCCTGAGAAGAAAG TTCTACAAGAATTGTTTGACTTTCTTCGTCAAGCTGGACTTGAGGACGCTTCAGTAGGAGCCCTGCAAAAGAAGTATGGAGTGTGA
- the LOC129838293 gene encoding RNA polymerase II-associated protein 3-like isoform X2 produces the protein MMSWRRTQTENDSMVGMSENKSIELQLQMRQNAEDLHNFMKDLDSWETDIKRKDEQLRTGSVGESQKSLPPVRNKGYKKKREKKKASDNNAKTEPKQARRIKSHDYQSWDKFDVDKVLESMDKEDSAAESNDSESEDSGVPATDQDKGSQLFKEGKYDDAIECYTRGMGADPYNPVLPTNRAACFFRLKKFAVAESDCNLSIALDSNYFKAFAQRGASRFALQNYESALEDYVMVLKLDPGNLEAQNEVMKCKEVIAKLGGKAEITEAAVDVKQQQLMEEQQRRQEAVVQKDRGNAYFKEGKYEAAVEYYTKGMKADSTNVLLPANRAMAYLKLQRYKEAEEDGSKAIALDGTYSKAFARRGTARAALGLLKQAKEDFEEVLKLEPGNKQAFHEMKKIAIDMGTSGLLATEEHAQRRTVQPINKPPHLQSTKPLSRVDIEEVCGKILVQEESSAVLTSTTAPRVRPQKTTFIADTVREGQASPLSTSPSAKILKIEETSNVPSHSPVKGPEGYAVRAQTQQHREATVSEPTEPPATPSTELVPPAPTNSFQLEADLRKIGNGPEVIYKYLKQIQPQAYAKIFQSSLEPDMLNQILRTLQSFYIKNEEPPVMLEILRNLAGVRRFDMAVMFMSNPEKKVLQELFDFLRQAGLEDASVGALQKKYGV, from the exons ATGATGTCATGGCGCCGAACACAAACAGAAAACGACAGTATG GTAGGCATGTCTGAAAACAAATCCATTGAACTCCAACTGCAAATGCGACAAAATGCAGAGGACCTGCATAACTTCATGAAAGATCTTGACAGCTGGGAAACTGACATAAAGAGGAAGGATGAGCAACTAAGAACTGGGAGCGTTGGCGAGTCCCAA AAAAGCCTCCCACCAGTGCGAAACAAGGGCTACAAAaagaagagggagaaaaagaaGGCATCAGACAACAATGCAAAGACTGAACCAAAACAAGCACGCAGGATAAAGTCTCATGACTATCAGTCATGGGACAAATTTGATGTG GACAAGGTTTTGGAGTCCATGGATAAAGAGGACAGTGCTGCTGAGTCCAATGACTCTGAGTCTGAGGATTCTGGGGTTCCGGCTACTGACCAAGACAAG GGTAGTCAGCTGTTCAAAGAAGGGAAGTATGATGATGCCATTGAGTGTTACACCAGAGGCATGGGTGCAGACCCTTATAACCCCGTTCTGCCTACAAACCGAGCTGCCTGCTTCTTCAGACTCAAAAA GTTTGCTGTTGCCGAGTCTGACTGCAACTTGTCCATCGCTCTGGACAGTAACTACTTCAAAGCATTTGCACAAAGAGGAGCGTCTCGATTCGCCCTGCAAAATTATGAATCTGCCCTAGAAG ATTATGTAATGGTTCTCAAGCTGGATCCTGGAAACCTGGAGGCACAGAATGAAGTGATGAAATGCAAAGAG GTCATTGCTAAACTGGGTGGAAAGGCAGAAATCACAGAGGCTGCGGTGGATGTCAAGCAACAGCAGCTCATGGAGGaacagcagaggagacaggaggcggTGGTGCAGAAAGACAGG GGGAATGCATACTTCAAAGAGGGGAAGTATGAGGCAGCAGTAGAGTACTACACCAAGGGCATGAAAGCGGACAGCACCAACGTCCTCCTGCCTGCCAACCGGGCCATGGCTTACTTAAAGCTGCAGAG ATATAAAGAGGCTGAGGAGGACGGCAGTAAAGCAATAGCCCTGGATGGCACCTATTCAAAGGCCTTTGCCCGCAGAGGGACAGCCAGGGCTGCTCTGGGACTGCTCAAACAAGCTAAAGaag ATTTTGAGGAGGTCCTGAAGCTGGAACCAGGAAACAAGCAGGCATTTCATGAGATGAAGAAGATTGCAATT GACATGGGCACCAGTGGTCTGCTGGCAACAGAAGAGCATGCACAGCGGAGAACAGTACAGCCAATTAACAAACCACCTCACCTGCAGTCAACC AAGCCATTGAGTAGAGTGGACATTGAAGAGGTTTGTGGAAAGATCCTGGTCCAGGAGGAGTCCTCGGCTGTGTTGACTTCAACCACAGCCCCCCGTGTTAGGCCCCAGAAGACCACTTTCATTGCAGACACCGTGAGAGAGGGTCAGGCCtcacccctctctacctcccccagTGCTAAGATCCTGAAGATTGAAGAAACATCAAACGTCCCCTCACATTCCCCTGTCAA AGGGCCTGAGGGGTATGCTGTGAGAGCACAGACACAGCAGCACAGGGAGGCAACTGTCAGTGAACCAACAGAACCGCCTGCTACACCCTCAACTGAGCTCGTACCTCCTGCCCCCACCAACAGCTTCCAGCTAGAGGCAGACCTAAGGAAGATTGGAAATGGCCCTGAAGTTATCTACAAGTATTTGAAG CAAATCCAGCCTCAGGCTTACGCAAAGATCTTCCAGAGCTCTCTTGAACCAGACATGCTCAATCAGATTCTAAGGACGTTACAAAGCTTCTACATCAA GAATGAAGAGCCACCTGTCATGCTGGAGATCCTCAGGAATCTGGCCGGTGTGAGGCGGTTCGACATGGCTGTCATGTTCATGTCCAACCCTGAGAAGAAAG TTCTACAAGAATTGTTTGACTTTCTTCGTCAAGCTGGACTTGAGGACGCTTCAGTAGGAGCCCTGCAAAAGAAGTATGGAGTGTGA
- the LOC129838293 gene encoding RNA polymerase II-associated protein 3-like isoform X3 encodes MSENKSIELQLQMRQNAEDLHNFMKDLDSWETDIKRKDEQLRTGSVGESQKSLPPVRNKGYKKKREKKKASDNNAKTEPKQARRIKSHDYQSWDKFDVDKVLESMDKEDSAAESNDSESEDSGVPATDQDKVLAEKEKGSQLFKEGKYDDAIECYTRGMGADPYNPVLPTNRAACFFRLKKFAVAESDCNLSIALDSNYFKAFAQRGASRFALQNYESALEDYVMVLKLDPGNLEAQNEVMKCKEVIAKLGGKAEITEAAVDVKQQQLMEEQQRRQEAVVQKDRGNAYFKEGKYEAAVEYYTKGMKADSTNVLLPANRAMAYLKLQRYKEAEEDGSKAIALDGTYSKAFARRGTARAALGLLKQAKEDFEEVLKLEPGNKQAFHEMKKIAIDMGTSGLLATEEHAQRRTVQPINKPPHLQSTKPLSRVDIEEVCGKILVQEESSAVLTSTTAPRVRPQKTTFIADTVREGQASPLSTSPSAKILKIEETSNVPSHSPVKGPEGYAVRAQTQQHREATVSEPTEPPATPSTELVPPAPTNSFQLEADLRKIGNGPEVIYKYLKQIQPQAYAKIFQSSLEPDMLNQILRTLQSFYIKNEEPPVMLEILRNLAGVRRFDMAVMFMSNPEKKVLQELFDFLRQAGLEDASVGALQKKYGV; translated from the exons ATGTCTGAAAACAAATCCATTGAACTCCAACTGCAAATGCGACAAAATGCAGAGGACCTGCATAACTTCATGAAAGATCTTGACAGCTGGGAAACTGACATAAAGAGGAAGGATGAGCAACTAAGAACTGGGAGCGTTGGCGAGTCCCAA AAAAGCCTCCCACCAGTGCGAAACAAGGGCTACAAAaagaagagggagaaaaagaaGGCATCAGACAACAATGCAAAGACTGAACCAAAACAAGCACGCAGGATAAAGTCTCATGACTATCAGTCATGGGACAAATTTGATGTG GACAAGGTTTTGGAGTCCATGGATAAAGAGGACAGTGCTGCTGAGTCCAATGACTCTGAGTCTGAGGATTCTGGGGTTCCGGCTACTGACCAAGACAAGGTGCTTGCTGAGAAGGAGAAA GGTAGTCAGCTGTTCAAAGAAGGGAAGTATGATGATGCCATTGAGTGTTACACCAGAGGCATGGGTGCAGACCCTTATAACCCCGTTCTGCCTACAAACCGAGCTGCCTGCTTCTTCAGACTCAAAAA GTTTGCTGTTGCCGAGTCTGACTGCAACTTGTCCATCGCTCTGGACAGTAACTACTTCAAAGCATTTGCACAAAGAGGAGCGTCTCGATTCGCCCTGCAAAATTATGAATCTGCCCTAGAAG ATTATGTAATGGTTCTCAAGCTGGATCCTGGAAACCTGGAGGCACAGAATGAAGTGATGAAATGCAAAGAG GTCATTGCTAAACTGGGTGGAAAGGCAGAAATCACAGAGGCTGCGGTGGATGTCAAGCAACAGCAGCTCATGGAGGaacagcagaggagacaggaggcggTGGTGCAGAAAGACAGG GGGAATGCATACTTCAAAGAGGGGAAGTATGAGGCAGCAGTAGAGTACTACACCAAGGGCATGAAAGCGGACAGCACCAACGTCCTCCTGCCTGCCAACCGGGCCATGGCTTACTTAAAGCTGCAGAG ATATAAAGAGGCTGAGGAGGACGGCAGTAAAGCAATAGCCCTGGATGGCACCTATTCAAAGGCCTTTGCCCGCAGAGGGACAGCCAGGGCTGCTCTGGGACTGCTCAAACAAGCTAAAGaag ATTTTGAGGAGGTCCTGAAGCTGGAACCAGGAAACAAGCAGGCATTTCATGAGATGAAGAAGATTGCAATT GACATGGGCACCAGTGGTCTGCTGGCAACAGAAGAGCATGCACAGCGGAGAACAGTACAGCCAATTAACAAACCACCTCACCTGCAGTCAACC AAGCCATTGAGTAGAGTGGACATTGAAGAGGTTTGTGGAAAGATCCTGGTCCAGGAGGAGTCCTCGGCTGTGTTGACTTCAACCACAGCCCCCCGTGTTAGGCCCCAGAAGACCACTTTCATTGCAGACACCGTGAGAGAGGGTCAGGCCtcacccctctctacctcccccagTGCTAAGATCCTGAAGATTGAAGAAACATCAAACGTCCCCTCACATTCCCCTGTCAA AGGGCCTGAGGGGTATGCTGTGAGAGCACAGACACAGCAGCACAGGGAGGCAACTGTCAGTGAACCAACAGAACCGCCTGCTACACCCTCAACTGAGCTCGTACCTCCTGCCCCCACCAACAGCTTCCAGCTAGAGGCAGACCTAAGGAAGATTGGAAATGGCCCTGAAGTTATCTACAAGTATTTGAAG CAAATCCAGCCTCAGGCTTACGCAAAGATCTTCCAGAGCTCTCTTGAACCAGACATGCTCAATCAGATTCTAAGGACGTTACAAAGCTTCTACATCAA GAATGAAGAGCCACCTGTCATGCTGGAGATCCTCAGGAATCTGGCCGGTGTGAGGCGGTTCGACATGGCTGTCATGTTCATGTCCAACCCTGAGAAGAAAG TTCTACAAGAATTGTTTGACTTTCTTCGTCAAGCTGGACTTGAGGACGCTTCAGTAGGAGCCCTGCAAAAGAAGTATGGAGTGTGA
- the LOC129838293 gene encoding RNA polymerase II-associated protein 3-like isoform X4: MDKEDSAAESNDSESEDSGVPATDQDKVLAEKEKGSQLFKEGKYDDAIECYTRGMGADPYNPVLPTNRAACFFRLKKFAVAESDCNLSIALDSNYFKAFAQRGASRFALQNYESALEDYVMVLKLDPGNLEAQNEVMKCKEVIAKLGGKAEITEAAVDVKQQQLMEEQQRRQEAVVQKDRGNAYFKEGKYEAAVEYYTKGMKADSTNVLLPANRAMAYLKLQRYKEAEEDGSKAIALDGTYSKAFARRGTARAALGLLKQAKEDFEEVLKLEPGNKQAFHEMKKIAIDMGTSGLLATEEHAQRRTVQPINKPPHLQSTKPLSRVDIEEVCGKILVQEESSAVLTSTTAPRVRPQKTTFIADTVREGQASPLSTSPSAKILKIEETSNVPSHSPVKGPEGYAVRAQTQQHREATVSEPTEPPATPSTELVPPAPTNSFQLEADLRKIGNGPEVIYKYLKQIQPQAYAKIFQSSLEPDMLNQILRTLQSFYIKNEEPPVMLEILRNLAGVRRFDMAVMFMSNPEKKVLQELFDFLRQAGLEDASVGALQKKYGV, from the exons ATGGATAAAGAGGACAGTGCTGCTGAGTCCAATGACTCTGAGTCTGAGGATTCTGGGGTTCCGGCTACTGACCAAGACAAGGTGCTTGCTGAGAAGGAGAAA GGTAGTCAGCTGTTCAAAGAAGGGAAGTATGATGATGCCATTGAGTGTTACACCAGAGGCATGGGTGCAGACCCTTATAACCCCGTTCTGCCTACAAACCGAGCTGCCTGCTTCTTCAGACTCAAAAA GTTTGCTGTTGCCGAGTCTGACTGCAACTTGTCCATCGCTCTGGACAGTAACTACTTCAAAGCATTTGCACAAAGAGGAGCGTCTCGATTCGCCCTGCAAAATTATGAATCTGCCCTAGAAG ATTATGTAATGGTTCTCAAGCTGGATCCTGGAAACCTGGAGGCACAGAATGAAGTGATGAAATGCAAAGAG GTCATTGCTAAACTGGGTGGAAAGGCAGAAATCACAGAGGCTGCGGTGGATGTCAAGCAACAGCAGCTCATGGAGGaacagcagaggagacaggaggcggTGGTGCAGAAAGACAGG GGGAATGCATACTTCAAAGAGGGGAAGTATGAGGCAGCAGTAGAGTACTACACCAAGGGCATGAAAGCGGACAGCACCAACGTCCTCCTGCCTGCCAACCGGGCCATGGCTTACTTAAAGCTGCAGAG ATATAAAGAGGCTGAGGAGGACGGCAGTAAAGCAATAGCCCTGGATGGCACCTATTCAAAGGCCTTTGCCCGCAGAGGGACAGCCAGGGCTGCTCTGGGACTGCTCAAACAAGCTAAAGaag ATTTTGAGGAGGTCCTGAAGCTGGAACCAGGAAACAAGCAGGCATTTCATGAGATGAAGAAGATTGCAATT GACATGGGCACCAGTGGTCTGCTGGCAACAGAAGAGCATGCACAGCGGAGAACAGTACAGCCAATTAACAAACCACCTCACCTGCAGTCAACC AAGCCATTGAGTAGAGTGGACATTGAAGAGGTTTGTGGAAAGATCCTGGTCCAGGAGGAGTCCTCGGCTGTGTTGACTTCAACCACAGCCCCCCGTGTTAGGCCCCAGAAGACCACTTTCATTGCAGACACCGTGAGAGAGGGTCAGGCCtcacccctctctacctcccccagTGCTAAGATCCTGAAGATTGAAGAAACATCAAACGTCCCCTCACATTCCCCTGTCAA AGGGCCTGAGGGGTATGCTGTGAGAGCACAGACACAGCAGCACAGGGAGGCAACTGTCAGTGAACCAACAGAACCGCCTGCTACACCCTCAACTGAGCTCGTACCTCCTGCCCCCACCAACAGCTTCCAGCTAGAGGCAGACCTAAGGAAGATTGGAAATGGCCCTGAAGTTATCTACAAGTATTTGAAG CAAATCCAGCCTCAGGCTTACGCAAAGATCTTCCAGAGCTCTCTTGAACCAGACATGCTCAATCAGATTCTAAGGACGTTACAAAGCTTCTACATCAA GAATGAAGAGCCACCTGTCATGCTGGAGATCCTCAGGAATCTGGCCGGTGTGAGGCGGTTCGACATGGCTGTCATGTTCATGTCCAACCCTGAGAAGAAAG TTCTACAAGAATTGTTTGACTTTCTTCGTCAAGCTGGACTTGAGGACGCTTCAGTAGGAGCCCTGCAAAAGAAGTATGGAGTGTGA
- the LOC129838509 gene encoding uncharacterized protein LOC129838509 isoform X2, translating to MKDTHTLLNLLLLFVYLAGSAETTDGGKESPNGPLELTILGPDFVTVGVPCSFDCSAQCSPSCSYRMSIDGQIGQGNEVFFTTRQWEESLNLTCTARNDDSGRSSTVTKILQVLAGPSNVSITGPDLMTPGAPQSFKCNADCRPSCNYIWGIKGRWLRGQGNDITVTPEELATSVTLNCKAINSVSRLYAMATRTIPVTSGPSEVHVIGQDSVAVGFKSMFQCTAKCIPACDYWWTVDGHTVYGNEMEMTVERHVKSEKIKCYAQNTVSKNFDLVTKTVRVEDDGKSMATQAKQTIDLLLFAFTLSLYTVISP from the exons ATGAaggacacacacaccctgctcaaTCTGCTTCTGCTGTTTGTGTACCTTGCAG GATCAGCTGAGACCactgatggagggaaggagagtccCA ATGGTCCCTTGGAACTAACCATTTTGGGAcctgactttgtgactgtgggCGTGCCATGCAGTTTTGACTGTTCCGCCCAGTGCTCTCCCTCCTGTAGCTACAGAATGAGTATCGACGGGCAGATTGGGCAGGGGAACGAAGTGTTCTTCACAACTCGCCAATGGGAGGAGTCCCTAAACCTCACATGCACTGCAAGGAATGATGACTCTGGGAGGTCCTCTACAGTAACAAAGATACTGCAGGTTTTAG CTGGACCAAGCAACGTATCGATCACAGGCCCTGACTTGATGACCCCAGGGGCCCCACAAAGCTTCAAGTGTAATGCCGACTGTCGTCCCTCCTGCAACTACATATGGGGGATAAAGGGCCGATGGCTCAGGGGACAGGGGAACGATATTACCGTAACTCCCGAAGAGTTGGCCACCTCTGTTACCCTGAACTGCAAGGCCATCAACAGTGTGTCTAGGCTCTATGCCATGGCAACCAGGACCATACCTGTGACAT CTGGTCCATCAGAGGTCCACGTCATTGGTCAAGACTCTGTTGCAGTCGGCTTCAAGTCTATGTTTCAGTGCACTGCCAAATGCATTCCTGCTTGTGACTACTGGTGGACCGTTGATGGTCACACTGTTTATGGCAATGAGATGGAGATGACGGTTGAGCGACATGTAAAGTCAGAGAAGATTAAGTGCTATGCTCAGAATACGGTCTCAAAGAATTTTGACTTGGTAACCAAGACCGTACGGGTAGAAG ATGATGGAAAATCCATGGCCACACAGGCTAAACAGACTATAGACCTGCTACTGTTTGCCTTTACACTTTCACTCTACACTGTAATATCACCATGA
- the LOC129838509 gene encoding uncharacterized protein LOC129838509 isoform X1 → MKDTHTLLNLLLLFVYLAGSAETTDGGKESPNGPLELTILGPDFVTVGVPCSFDCSAQCSPSCSYRMSIDGQIGQGNEVFFTTRQWEESLNLTCTARNDDSGRSSTVTKILQVLGAWVVCCFYNTSIEIKAGPSNVSITGPDLMTPGAPQSFKCNADCRPSCNYIWGIKGRWLRGQGNDITVTPEELATSVTLNCKAINSVSRLYAMATRTIPVTSGPSEVHVIGQDSVAVGFKSMFQCTAKCIPACDYWWTVDGHTVYGNEMEMTVERHVKSEKIKCYAQNTVSKNFDLVTKTVRVEDDGKSMATQAKQTIDLLLFAFTLSLYTVISP, encoded by the exons ATGAaggacacacacaccctgctcaaTCTGCTTCTGCTGTTTGTGTACCTTGCAG GATCAGCTGAGACCactgatggagggaaggagagtccCA ATGGTCCCTTGGAACTAACCATTTTGGGAcctgactttgtgactgtgggCGTGCCATGCAGTTTTGACTGTTCCGCCCAGTGCTCTCCCTCCTGTAGCTACAGAATGAGTATCGACGGGCAGATTGGGCAGGGGAACGAAGTGTTCTTCACAACTCGCCAATGGGAGGAGTCCCTAAACCTCACATGCACTGCAAGGAATGATGACTCTGGGAGGTCCTCTACAGTAACAAAGATACTGCAGGTTTTAGGTGCGTGGGTGGTTTGTTGTTTTTATAACACTTCAATTGAAATTAAAG CTGGACCAAGCAACGTATCGATCACAGGCCCTGACTTGATGACCCCAGGGGCCCCACAAAGCTTCAAGTGTAATGCCGACTGTCGTCCCTCCTGCAACTACATATGGGGGATAAAGGGCCGATGGCTCAGGGGACAGGGGAACGATATTACCGTAACTCCCGAAGAGTTGGCCACCTCTGTTACCCTGAACTGCAAGGCCATCAACAGTGTGTCTAGGCTCTATGCCATGGCAACCAGGACCATACCTGTGACAT CTGGTCCATCAGAGGTCCACGTCATTGGTCAAGACTCTGTTGCAGTCGGCTTCAAGTCTATGTTTCAGTGCACTGCCAAATGCATTCCTGCTTGTGACTACTGGTGGACCGTTGATGGTCACACTGTTTATGGCAATGAGATGGAGATGACGGTTGAGCGACATGTAAAGTCAGAGAAGATTAAGTGCTATGCTCAGAATACGGTCTCAAAGAATTTTGACTTGGTAACCAAGACCGTACGGGTAGAAG ATGATGGAAAATCCATGGCCACACAGGCTAAACAGACTATAGACCTGCTACTGTTTGCCTTTACACTTTCACTCTACACTGTAATATCACCATGA